In one window of Solanum pennellii chromosome 2, SPENNV200 DNA:
- the LOC107010394 gene encoding uncharacterized acetyltransferase At3g50280-like produces the protein MGSQAMASKVSIMSTWTVKAAGRSVIDDCEIIELTPWDILELQIEYGQGGVLCYMPTSQQIKDMTKATNTTSLMDHLRVSLSRVLDFFPPLCGRLEAEEEQSGGFFIKCNDAGVQFNHAVADGVTVDDILDQSKCVPHVVRDFFPLNGVRNIEATSKPFLGVQVTELVDGIFIGCTGNHSLLDGSSFWHFFTSWAEISRGFNVISQIPFLKRQFPFKIDNFSNRISIPNERIDSNSNSNSSHEHDPPVLQDKIFHFTKESIAKLKSKANVEMKTTKISSLQAVLAHVWQSIIRCRNLDHNEETTFEVPMDMRKRLNPPLPEGFFGNAIYPATITVKTGELLKDGGFEWAALQINEMIASHDHEKFKCIYENWMNDPEITKLGDLPRNYFMLHNSPRFNYNKYDFGWGKPIAQRGGMSNMLEGKIDVSPGIEEGSMIFEICLSPKTIQALEEQKMFVDME, from the exons atgGG GTCTCAAGCTATGGCTTCGAAGGTATCAATCATGTCAACATGGACGGTTAAGGCTGCTGGAAGGAGTGTGATTGATGATTGTGAGATAATCGAGTTGACACCGTGGGACATCCTCGAGCTTCAAATTGAGTATGGTCAAGGTGGAGTCCTCTGTTACATGCCTACATCTCAACAAATTAAAGATATGACAAAAGCAACCAATACTACATCCTTGATGGATCATCTTAGAGTTTCACTATCTCGAGTTTTGGATTTCTTCCCTCCATTATGCGGCCGCCTTGAGGCAGAAGAAGAGCAGAGTGGTGGTTTCTTCATTAAATGTAACGACGCTGGTGTTCAATTCAATCATGCCGTAGCTGATGGTGTTACAGTTGATGACATTTTGGATCAATCAAAATGCGTTCCTCATGTGGTACGTGATTTTTTCCCATTAAATGGAGTTCGAAACATAGAGGCTACATCCAAACCATTCTTAGGTGTGCAAGTAACAGAGCTTGTTGATGGCATTTTCATTGGATGCACAGGTAATCATTCATTACTTGACGGATCttctttttggcatttttttACTTCTTGGGCTGAGATATCTCGCGGTTTTAATGTCATATCACAAATCCCCTTTCTGAAACGTCAATTCCCTTTCAAAATTGACAATTTCTCTAATCGCATTTCCATACCAAATGAAAGAATCGATAGCAATAGCAATAGCAATAGCTCACATGAACATGATCCACCAGTATTGCAAGATAAGATATTTCATTTTACCAAAGAAAGTATAGCCAAGCTAAAATCAAAGGCCAATGTTGAAATGAAAACCACCAAGATATCTTCTCTTCAAGCTGTGTTAGCTCATGTTTGGCAATCCATTATACGTTGTCGTAATCTGGATCACAACGAAGAGACTACTTTTGAGGTACCAATGGACATGAGGAAAAGATTGAATCCTCCTTTACCTGAAGGATTCTTTGGAAATGCAATTTACCCTGCAACCATAACGGTGAAGACAGGGGAGCTACTGAAGGACGGGGGATTCGAATGGGCTGCTTTACAAATAAATGAGATGATTGCTTCTCATGATCATGAAAAATTCAAGTGCATATACGAGAACTGGATGAACGATCCAGAGATAACAAAACTAGGTGATTTGCCAAGGAATTACTTCATGTTGCACAACTCTCCGCGATTCAATTATAATAAGTATGATTTTGGTTGGGGAAAACCAATTGCACAGAGAGGTGGGATGTCAAATATGTTAGAGGGGAAAATTGATGTTTCACCTGGGATAGAAGAAGGGAGTATGATTTTTGAGATTTGTCTTTCTCCAAAGACAATACAAGCATTGGAGGAACAAAAAATGTTTGTTGATATGGAATGA